Proteins from one Nitrobacteraceae bacterium AZCC 2146 genomic window:
- a CDS encoding NitT/TauT family transport system substrate-binding protein (product_source=KO:K02051; cath_funfam=3.40.190.10; cleavage_site_network=SignalP-noTM; cog=COG0715; ko=KO:K02051; pfam=PF09084; superfamily=53850) yields the protein MKGFGIAGLALALLTPAIPAGAAESVNLILNWTPTADHSPYYYAKAQGWYEKAGIDLNIEVGKGSGVSSLKVGSGGSAFGVADLATTLVAKSKGADVVALMSVYANTGQTFYWLKSYGVDGAKGFAGHKIGNPPGDASRVMWPAFAKAAGIAPDSVSFVNIGPTAKIAALKSHTVDIISDFYNEHDLKVKEFGDDLGYINWKDIGLNPYGNSLIVNGAFLAKNPKLSEDFVRITQKAFAACVADVDPCLKALLDQASGLDKDNQQKQWERIKFLMTDEFTTTKALGWIDAARMQKDYELVQTYLGMEKPFAVETAFTTRLLDPAIKMDASKVRK from the coding sequence ATGAAGGGTTTTGGGATTGCAGGGCTGGCGCTCGCATTGCTCACGCCAGCCATTCCCGCCGGCGCCGCGGAGTCCGTCAATCTGATCCTGAACTGGACGCCGACCGCGGATCACTCGCCTTATTACTATGCCAAGGCGCAGGGCTGGTACGAGAAGGCCGGCATCGATCTCAATATCGAGGTCGGCAAGGGGTCCGGCGTCTCGTCGCTGAAGGTTGGCTCCGGCGGCTCGGCCTTCGGCGTCGCCGATCTCGCCACCACGCTGGTAGCGAAGAGCAAGGGCGCCGATGTGGTCGCGCTGATGAGCGTCTATGCCAACACCGGCCAGACTTTCTACTGGCTGAAGAGCTACGGCGTCGATGGTGCCAAGGGATTCGCCGGCCACAAGATCGGCAATCCGCCCGGCGATGCCTCGCGGGTGATGTGGCCGGCCTTTGCCAAGGCGGCGGGCATCGCGCCGGACTCGGTGAGTTTTGTGAATATAGGGCCGACGGCAAAAATCGCGGCGCTGAAGAGCCACACCGTCGATATCATCAGCGATTTCTACAATGAGCACGACCTGAAGGTGAAGGAGTTCGGCGACGATCTCGGCTACATCAACTGGAAGGACATTGGCCTCAATCCCTACGGCAATTCGCTGATCGTCAATGGCGCGTTCCTGGCCAAGAACCCAAAACTGTCCGAGGATTTCGTCCGCATCACCCAGAAGGCCTTTGCCGCCTGCGTCGCCGATGTCGATCCCTGTCTGAAGGCGTTGCTCGATCAGGCCTCCGGCCTCGACAAGGATAACCAGCAGAAGCAGTGGGAGCGCATCAAGTTCCTGATGACCGATGAATTCACCACCACCAAGGCGCTGGGCTGGATCGACGCCGCCCGGATGCAGAAAGATTACGAACTGGTGCAGACCTATCTCGGCATGGAAAAGCCGTTCGCGGTGGAAACCGCCTTCACCACCAGGCTGCTCGATCCCGCGATCAAGATGGACGCCAGCAAGGTCAGGAAGTAG
- a CDS encoding adenosylcobinamide-GDP ribazoletransferase (product_source=KO:K02233; cog=COG0368; ko=KO:K02233; pfam=PF02654; tigrfam=TIGR00317; transmembrane_helix_parts=Inside_1_36,TMhelix_37_59,Outside_60_62,TMhelix_63_80,Inside_81_109,TMhelix_110_129,Outside_130_138,TMhelix_139_161,Inside_162_181,TMhelix_182_216,Outside_217_230,TMhelix_231_253,Inside_254_254), whose amino-acid sequence MRFDAHLLNAIRFLTIARVPDAHEAMAPDWLARAMKYFPLVGAGVGLASAIVLLIASSFGGPTVAALLAVATSIIMTSALHEDGLADTADGFGGGRSVEKRLAIMKDSRIGTYGALALGLGVALRVAALAELPLWAAAAALIAAHAAARAAPAFVMNHLSYAGDTATMKVSYAEAPVRSEELWFALIVVTLAALPLAFVSIATVVTGLLCGAVLAAALARWSRRLLSGYTGDVLGAIEQVFEIGFLLGAAAMLR is encoded by the coding sequence ATGCGCTTCGACGCCCATCTGCTCAACGCGATCAGATTCCTCACCATCGCGCGGGTGCCGGATGCCCATGAGGCGATGGCACCCGACTGGCTCGCGCGGGCGATGAAATATTTTCCGCTGGTGGGCGCGGGCGTCGGACTTGCTTCGGCAATTGTCCTGCTGATCGCCAGCAGTTTCGGGGGGCCGACGGTCGCCGCCTTGCTCGCGGTAGCAACGAGCATCATCATGACTAGCGCATTGCACGAAGATGGCCTTGCCGACACCGCCGACGGTTTTGGCGGCGGCCGGAGCGTCGAGAAGCGCCTCGCGATCATGAAGGACAGCCGCATCGGCACCTATGGCGCGCTGGCGCTTGGGCTCGGCGTGGCGCTGCGCGTCGCAGCACTCGCTGAATTGCCGTTGTGGGCCGCCGCCGCGGCCCTGATCGCAGCCCATGCGGCGGCGCGCGCGGCGCCAGCCTTCGTGATGAATCATCTGAGCTATGCCGGCGACACCGCGACGATGAAAGTGAGCTATGCAGAAGCGCCGGTCCGGTCCGAAGAATTGTGGTTCGCGCTGATCGTCGTGACGCTGGCGGCGCTGCCGTTGGCGTTTGTTTCCATCGCGACGGTTGTCACCGGCCTGCTCTGCGGCGCGGTCCTTGCCGCCGCGCTCGCGCGATGGTCGCGCCGCCTGCTCAGCGGTTACACCGGCGACGTGCTCGGCGCGATCGAGCAAGTGTTCGAGATCGGGTTTCTGCTCGGCGCCGCGGCGATGCTCAGATAG
- a CDS encoding putative protein tyrosine phosphatase (product_source=COG5350; cath_funfam=3.90.190.10; cog=COG5350; superfamily=52799) codes for MAGRMIHVSSLSGLADVAVTLGSFDLLTLLSPSAAAHDWSGLARERHLQLAFHDIVVPTPGLIAPDVNTLREILDFGRGGTAERPMLIHCWAGISRSSAAVYAIACDRNPGFEREIADELRRRSPYVTPNRLMVQLADDLLSRGGAMVDAITRIGRGAEAFEGAPYQLPVVWPI; via the coding sequence ATGGCAGGCCGCATGATCCACGTCAGCTCTCTCAGCGGCCTCGCCGATGTCGCCGTCACGTTAGGTTCCTTCGATCTGCTGACGCTGCTGTCGCCGAGCGCCGCCGCGCACGACTGGAGCGGGCTCGCGCGTGAGCGACATCTGCAATTGGCGTTTCACGACATCGTGGTGCCGACGCCGGGCCTGATCGCGCCCGATGTGAATACCCTGCGGGAGATCCTCGATTTTGGCCGCGGCGGCACGGCGGAACGGCCGATGCTGATTCACTGCTGGGCTGGCATCAGCCGCTCCAGCGCCGCGGTCTACGCGATCGCTTGCGACCGCAACCCCGGCTTTGAGCGAGAAATTGCTGATGAGCTGCGCCGGCGTTCGCCTTATGTGACGCCGAACAGGCTGATGGTGCAGCTCGCGGATGACTTACTGAGCCGCGGCGGTGCGATGGTAGATGCCATCACTCGCATCGGCCGCGGCGCCGAAGCATTCGAAGGCGCGCCGTATCAATTGCCCGTAGTATGGCCTATCTGA
- a CDS encoding CIC family chloride channel protein (product_source=KO:K03281; cath_funfam=1.10.3080.10; cog=COG0038; ko=KO:K03281; pfam=PF00654; superfamily=54631,81340; transmembrane_helix_parts=Inside_1_77,TMhelix_78_100,Outside_101_126,TMhelix_127_146,Inside_147_220,TMhelix_221_243,Outside_244_292,TMhelix_293_315,Inside_316_326,TMhelix_327_349,Outside_350_363,TMhelix_364_386,Inside_387_392,TMhelix_393_415,Outside_416_424,TMhelix_425_447,Inside_448_453,TMhelix_454_473,Outside_474_639), whose amino-acid sequence MQRAWRHASSTYNHQKRCIALTGHRGQSILPVARRCGVPYKAIRFPWGMQTSAMASSNPYLEAPRWLRTFVRARETSLVAVAALIGGIAGLLVAAMSAVVNLLHVVLFNLPLGERLSSQTAIDPVRAILVPTLGGLVLGVALLVLLRWRPKREIDPIEANALHGGMMSFRGSVIVALQTVWSSGVGGSVGLEAGYTQIASGVAASIGRALHLRRSDQRIMVGCGAAAAIAGAFGAPLAGAFYAFELIIGGYTPASLTPIGVAAVAGYAATRAFSPLSLGISVNQIGEVASQDLAVAALLGLIAALVGIGIMRGVALCDSVLAKIRLWPPLRPALGGLVVGLLALITPEVLSSGHGALQVSGGFTMPIAVIASVFALKAIASVISLGSGFRGGLFFASLLLGALGGHLFAAGLSALLPAHNLDTSVYAVIGMSALSASIIGGPLTMIFIALEATGNLWLTTAVLIAVIVSTQTTRELFGYSFATWRLHLRGETIRSAADVGWIRDLTVRSMMRADMVTVNADLSIAQFRETFPLGSKTQVIAIDSDERYAGIVLVAEAHAPELKAAGGIREILRSRGFTLLPTWNVREAVAAFDRAEAESLAVLDTLDRARVIGVLTEAHVLRRYAEESEKRRRDVLGEV is encoded by the coding sequence ATGCAACGCGCGTGGCGTCATGCCAGCTCCACCTATAATCATCAAAAACGTTGCATCGCCTTGACCGGGCATCGCGGCCAGTCGATTTTGCCGGTGGCCCGCCGGTGTGGGGTCCCGTACAAGGCAATCAGATTCCCCTGGGGCATGCAGACGTCCGCCATGGCTTCATCCAATCCCTATCTTGAGGCGCCGCGCTGGCTGCGCACTTTCGTGCGCGCACGAGAGACCAGCCTCGTCGCGGTCGCGGCCCTGATCGGCGGCATCGCCGGACTGCTGGTGGCGGCGATGAGCGCCGTGGTGAACCTGCTGCACGTGGTGCTGTTCAACCTGCCGCTCGGCGAGCGATTGTCGAGCCAGACCGCGATCGATCCGGTCCGCGCGATCCTGGTACCGACGCTTGGCGGTCTCGTTCTCGGGGTGGCCCTGCTGGTGCTGCTGCGCTGGCGGCCGAAGCGCGAGATCGATCCGATCGAGGCCAATGCGCTGCATGGCGGCATGATGTCGTTCCGCGGCAGCGTCATCGTTGCGTTGCAAACAGTGTGGTCGAGCGGTGTCGGTGGCTCGGTCGGGCTGGAAGCCGGCTACACCCAGATCGCCAGCGGCGTCGCGGCGTCGATCGGCCGCGCGCTGCATCTGCGGCGAAGCGACCAACGCATCATGGTCGGCTGCGGCGCCGCGGCGGCCATCGCCGGCGCGTTCGGCGCACCGCTGGCGGGTGCGTTTTACGCCTTCGAACTGATCATCGGCGGCTATACGCCGGCAAGCCTGACGCCGATCGGCGTCGCTGCGGTGGCGGGCTATGCCGCGACACGGGCGTTTTCGCCGCTGTCGCTCGGCATCTCCGTCAACCAGATTGGCGAGGTCGCCAGCCAGGATCTCGCGGTCGCCGCCCTGCTCGGTCTGATCGCTGCGCTGGTCGGCATCGGCATCATGCGCGGCGTCGCGCTATGCGACAGTGTGCTGGCAAAAATCCGGCTGTGGCCGCCGCTGCGGCCCGCACTCGGCGGCCTGGTCGTCGGACTGCTGGCGCTGATCACGCCGGAGGTGCTGTCGTCGGGTCATGGCGCCCTACAGGTCAGCGGCGGGTTCACCATGCCGATCGCCGTCATCGCCTCGGTGTTCGCACTGAAGGCCATCGCCTCCGTGATCTCGCTGGGGTCGGGCTTCCGCGGCGGCCTGTTCTTTGCCTCGTTGCTGCTCGGTGCGCTCGGCGGCCACCTGTTTGCAGCGGGCCTCTCCGCGCTCTTGCCCGCCCACAATCTCGACACCAGCGTCTATGCGGTGATCGGCATGAGCGCGCTGTCAGCCTCGATCATCGGCGGGCCGCTAACCATGATCTTCATCGCGCTGGAGGCCACCGGCAATCTCTGGCTCACCACCGCAGTGCTGATCGCGGTGATCGTCTCCACACAAACCACGCGCGAACTGTTCGGCTATTCCTTCGCGACATGGCGCCTGCACCTGCGCGGCGAGACCATTCGCAGCGCCGCCGATGTCGGCTGGATTCGCGACCTCACCGTTCGCAGCATGATGCGCGCGGACATGGTGACAGTGAACGCCGATCTCAGCATCGCGCAATTTCGCGAGACATTTCCCCTCGGCTCCAAGACCCAGGTGATCGCGATCGACAGCGACGAACGCTATGCCGGCATCGTGCTGGTCGCGGAAGCGCATGCGCCGGAACTGAAAGCCGCCGGCGGCATCCGCGAGATTTTGCGCAGCCGCGGCTTTACTTTGCTCCCTACCTGGAATGTGCGGGAGGCCGTTGCCGCATTCGATCGCGCCGAGGCGGAATCGCTCGCAGTGCTCGATACGCTGGATCGCGCCCGGGTCATCGGCGTGCTTACCGAGGCCCATGTGCTGCGGCGTTACGCGGAAGAGTCGGAAAAACGTCGGCGCGATGTGCTCGGCGAAGTTTGA
- a CDS encoding adenosylcobinamide kinase/adenosylcobinamide-phosphate guanylyltransferase (product_source=KO:K02231; cath_funfam=3.40.50.300; cog=COG2087; ko=KO:K02231; pfam=PF02283; smart=SM00382; superfamily=52540; transmembrane_helix_parts=Inside_1_147,TMhelix_148_170,Outside_171_177), whose amino-acid sequence MTSRATTLVLGGARSGKSAFAERLIHDSGLTRVYLATATAGDDEMTTRIAQHRKQRDDGWITIEEPLALVDALTREATHGRAVLVDCLTLWLSNLMFAERDPEIEARRLVRFLGVAKYPIVFVSNEIGLGLVPETPLGRAFRDAQGRLNQIVAAAVPQVVFIAAGLPLWLKRHSQES is encoded by the coding sequence ATGACGTCGCGTGCCACCACACTGGTGCTCGGCGGCGCGCGCTCCGGCAAGTCTGCCTTCGCCGAACGTCTGATCCACGACAGCGGGTTGACGCGCGTCTATCTCGCCACCGCGACCGCCGGCGATGACGAGATGACAACCCGCATCGCGCAGCATCGCAAACAGCGCGATGACGGTTGGATCACCATCGAGGAGCCGCTGGCGCTGGTCGATGCGCTGACGCGCGAGGCGACCCACGGCCGTGCCGTGCTGGTGGATTGCCTGACGCTGTGGCTGTCGAACCTGATGTTCGCCGAACGCGACCCCGAGATCGAAGCGCGCCGCCTGGTGCGATTCCTCGGCGTTGCGAAATATCCGATCGTTTTCGTTTCCAACGAGATCGGCCTCGGCCTGGTGCCGGAGACGCCGCTCGGCCGCGCATTCCGCGATGCGCAGGGCCGCCTCAACCAGATCGTCGCGGCCGCCGTGCCGCAAGTCGTGTTCATTGCAGCCGGGCTTCCGCTCTGGCTGAAACGCCATTCTCAGGAGTCGTAA
- a CDS encoding NitT/TauT family transport system permease protein (product_source=KO:K02050; cath_funfam=1.10.3720.10; cog=COG0600; ko=KO:K02050; pfam=PF00528; superfamily=161098; transmembrane_helix_parts=Inside_1_12,TMhelix_13_35,Outside_36_54,TMhelix_55_77,Inside_78_83,TMhelix_84_106,Outside_107_115,TMhelix_116_138,Inside_139_179,TMhelix_180_202,Outside_203_221,TMhelix_222_244,Inside_245_257), translating to MSSDGMRSARSFAIIMIVHLAVIVLWQILVDAFHVPKFILPSPLATLKTLAAPNYAWLSNLAVTAIEILGDFALGAVVGVALAVMFCWSPLISLALLPLFVTLNMIPKVALGPLFIVWFSYGIFPNILIAFSICFFPILLTTARGLSEVEPDLLDLVKSLRGSRWTLFRKIQLPGALPYVFSGMKVGAILAVAGAIVGEFIASERGLGYLMIQVQSSLDTPAMVMAVVLLTLLGVALYGLVLGLERMFVVRDVRLQQ from the coding sequence GTGTCCAGCGACGGAATGCGATCGGCCCGGTCGTTTGCGATCATCATGATCGTGCATCTCGCCGTGATCGTGCTGTGGCAAATTCTGGTCGATGCCTTTCATGTCCCGAAGTTCATTCTGCCCTCGCCGCTGGCGACCCTGAAGACGCTGGCCGCGCCGAATTACGCGTGGCTGTCCAATCTTGCCGTCACGGCTATTGAAATCCTCGGCGACTTTGCACTCGGCGCTGTCGTGGGCGTGGCGCTCGCCGTAATGTTCTGCTGGTCGCCGCTGATCAGCCTGGCGCTGCTGCCGCTGTTCGTGACGCTGAACATGATTCCGAAAGTGGCGCTCGGCCCGCTGTTCATCGTCTGGTTCAGCTACGGCATCTTTCCCAACATCCTGATCGCCTTCAGCATCTGCTTCTTCCCGATCCTGCTGACGACGGCGCGCGGCCTCAGCGAGGTCGAACCCGACCTGCTCGATCTGGTGAAATCGCTGCGCGGCTCGCGCTGGACGCTGTTCCGCAAGATCCAGCTGCCGGGCGCGCTGCCTTATGTATTTTCCGGCATGAAAGTCGGCGCCATCCTGGCCGTAGCCGGTGCCATTGTCGGCGAGTTCATCGCCTCCGAACGCGGGCTCGGCTACCTGATGATCCAGGTGCAGTCGTCGCTCGATACGCCCGCCATGGTGATGGCGGTGGTGCTGCTGACCCTGCTTGGGGTCGCGCTTTACGGCCTGGTGCTTGGCCTCGAACGAATGTTCGTGGTCCGGGATGTCCGGCTGCAACAATAA
- a CDS encoding nucleoside-diphosphate-sugar epimerase (product_source=COG0451; cath_funfam=3.40.50.720; cog=COG0451; pfam=PF01370; superfamily=51735) has product MLLTRDNLPDTIPDIEALDDLLCRPSQALIDELADLEGDIMILGVAGKMGPTLAGLAKAAQPDRRVIGVARFSDPEAKAWLEIRGIETISCDLLDEAAIQTLPKSPNIIFMAGRKFGAEGDLSLTWAMNAHVPALIAQAFPDSRIVAFSTGCVYPFVPVTGKGADESLQPDPPGEYAQSCVGRERMFEYFSRKFSTPGRLFRLNYAIDMRYGVLHDIASKILQGKPIDVSLGHVNFIWQGDAASQALRCLAHCDTPTSAINVSGHEILAVRDLAAKLGTRLGRTPVITGIEQPTAWLTDTSLATKLFGLPIVDTDQLIAWTADWVARSMPSFGKPTKYEVRDGRY; this is encoded by the coding sequence ATGCTGCTGACGCGTGACAATCTGCCGGACACCATTCCCGATATCGAAGCCCTCGACGACTTGCTGTGCCGGCCGAGCCAGGCGCTGATCGACGAACTCGCCGATCTCGAAGGCGACATCATGATCCTCGGCGTCGCCGGCAAGATGGGCCCGACGCTGGCCGGCCTCGCCAAGGCTGCCCAACCTGATCGCCGCGTCATCGGCGTCGCACGTTTCAGCGACCCCGAAGCCAAAGCGTGGCTGGAGATCCGCGGCATCGAGACCATCAGTTGCGACCTGCTCGACGAGGCCGCGATCCAAACGCTGCCGAAATCGCCGAACATTATCTTTATGGCCGGCCGAAAATTCGGCGCCGAGGGCGACCTGTCGCTGACCTGGGCGATGAATGCCCACGTGCCGGCGCTGATCGCACAGGCATTTCCGGACAGCCGGATCGTCGCCTTCTCGACCGGCTGCGTCTATCCCTTCGTGCCGGTGACCGGCAAAGGCGCCGATGAAAGCCTGCAGCCCGATCCGCCCGGCGAATACGCGCAATCCTGCGTCGGCCGCGAGCGCATGTTCGAATATTTTTCGCGCAAGTTTTCGACGCCGGGCCGGCTGTTCCGGCTGAACTACGCGATCGACATGCGCTACGGCGTGCTGCACGACATCGCCAGCAAAATCTTGCAGGGCAAGCCGATCGACGTCAGCCTCGGCCATGTCAATTTCATCTGGCAGGGCGATGCCGCGTCGCAAGCGCTGCGCTGCCTCGCGCATTGCGACACGCCGACCTCCGCTATCAACGTCAGCGGCCACGAGATCCTCGCGGTGCGCGATCTCGCGGCGAAGCTTGGCACCCGCCTCGGCCGTACGCCTGTCATCACCGGCATCGAGCAGCCGACAGCGTGGCTGACCGACACATCGCTGGCAACAAAGCTGTTCGGGCTGCCGATCGTCGATACCGACCAATTGATCGCCTGGACCGCGGACTGGGTGGCACGTTCGATGCCGAGCTTCGGCAAGCCGACAAAATACGAGGTCCGCGATGGGCGGTACTGA
- a CDS encoding TetR/AcrR family transcriptional regulator (product_source=KO:K09017; cath_funfam=1.10.10.60; cog=COG1309; ko=KO:K09017; pfam=PF00440,PF17938; superfamily=46689,48498), with translation MSTVWLEMPQQRSTAAEPRRRDPAATQKKLLVAARREFAQSGLAGARVDEIAARAGVNKQLVYHYFGDKDALYLAVLEWVYEEIRAKERELNLAGLPPDKAIRKLIEASFDHLAAHPDFIVLLNDENRSGARHVRGSRKLAAMHSPLVDMVSKILAEGIKAGTFRKGINPVHLYISIAGLSYFFFSNTPTLSAIFGKDLSSAGAKRARRRHVVDLVMQALRP, from the coding sequence TTGTCAACTGTCTGGTTGGAAATGCCGCAACAACGATCAACTGCCGCCGAACCACGCAGGCGCGATCCGGCCGCGACACAGAAGAAGCTGCTAGTGGCGGCGCGGCGCGAATTCGCGCAGAGCGGCCTCGCCGGCGCCCGGGTCGATGAAATCGCCGCGCGGGCCGGCGTCAACAAGCAGCTGGTCTATCACTATTTCGGCGACAAGGACGCGCTGTACCTGGCGGTACTCGAATGGGTCTATGAGGAGATCCGCGCGAAGGAGCGCGAACTCAATCTGGCAGGCCTGCCGCCGGACAAGGCGATCAGGAAGCTGATCGAGGCCTCGTTCGATCACCTCGCTGCGCACCCGGATTTCATTGTCCTGCTCAACGACGAAAACCGCAGCGGCGCCAGACACGTGCGCGGCTCGCGCAAGCTCGCGGCAATGCATTCGCCGCTGGTCGACATGGTCTCAAAGATCCTCGCCGAAGGCATCAAGGCCGGCACCTTCCGCAAGGGCATCAATCCGGTGCATCTGTACATTTCGATTGCAGGGCTGAGCTACTTCTTCTTTTCGAATACGCCGACGCTGTCGGCGATCTTCGGCAAGGACCTGTCGAGCGCTGGCGCCAAGCGCGCGCGCCGCAGGCATGTCGTCGATCTGGTGATGCAGGCGCTACGGCCGTGA
- a CDS encoding putative metal-binding protein (product_source=COG5469; cath_funfam=3.40.30.10; cog=COG5469; pfam=PF07845; superfamily=52833), translating into MDRDSADFFGEQILAEPPRPAPVGPVVVSVCTTCKAADGSGAVVGPEMFAAVQAALGSADAAIIVRPVQCLSVCKRPATVAVTSPDGYTFLFGDLQTESGTAALVSFVQSYQKSDYGLVPWRERAEVLRKGMVARVPPMRWSPDDGRAPK; encoded by the coding sequence ATGGATCGCGACAGCGCCGATTTTTTTGGTGAACAGATTTTGGCTGAACCGCCGCGCCCCGCGCCGGTGGGTCCCGTCGTCGTCAGCGTCTGCACCACCTGCAAGGCCGCCGACGGCAGCGGCGCAGTGGTGGGCCCCGAAATGTTTGCCGCCGTGCAGGCCGCGCTTGGCAGTGCCGATGCGGCCATTATTGTTCGTCCGGTGCAATGCCTCAGCGTCTGCAAGCGGCCTGCGACGGTCGCGGTGACCAGCCCCGACGGCTACACCTTCCTGTTCGGCGATCTGCAGACCGAGAGCGGCACCGCCGCCTTGGTGTCGTTCGTTCAATCCTATCAGAAGTCCGATTACGGGCTGGTGCCGTGGCGCGAGCGCGCCGAGGTGTTGCGTAAGGGCATGGTGGCGCGGGTCCCGCCGATGCGCTGGTCGCCGGACGACGGGCGCGCGCCGAAATGA
- a CDS encoding nicotinate-nucleotide--dimethylbenzimidazole phosphoribosyltransferase (product_source=KO:K00768; cath_funfam=3.40.50.10210; cog=COG2038; ko=KO:K00768; pfam=PF02277; superfamily=52733; tigrfam=TIGR03160), translating to MSANSQPLWQPPAITPLDPAIEAVARARIDGKAKPPGSLGRIEDLAVQLGMIRHPGEPRGDNAVLLVFAADHGLVAEGVSQYPSAVTVAMVMTYLAGRASANAFAAASNVEIRVIDAGVAAELPGHPRLIDAKIRMSTANAARGPAMTPQEAAEALDHGCKLAIREIRNGADILALGEMGIGNTASSALLVHRLAPAPLNDCIGVGAGQDDSGMARKRAAIEMAATRSNASAPLDVLSEFGGLEIAMMAGAVLGTASQRRPVIIDGFISSAAALLAIRLCPEARGYCVFAHRSAERGHDIVLAALDATPLLDLGLRLGEGTGALLAVPLVRAAARLLTDVADLSDVLTGNI from the coding sequence ATGTCCGCAAATTCCCAGCCTCTGTGGCAGCCGCCCGCCATTACGCCGCTCGATCCAGCGATCGAGGCGGTTGCGCGCGCGCGAATCGACGGCAAGGCCAAGCCGCCGGGCTCGCTGGGCCGGATCGAGGACCTCGCCGTGCAGCTCGGCATGATCCGGCATCCCGGGGAGCCGCGCGGCGACAATGCCGTGCTGCTGGTGTTCGCCGCCGACCATGGCCTGGTCGCCGAAGGCGTGTCGCAATATCCATCCGCAGTGACGGTGGCGATGGTGATGACCTATCTGGCCGGCCGCGCCAGTGCCAATGCCTTTGCCGCCGCCAGCAACGTCGAAATCCGCGTCATCGATGCCGGCGTTGCTGCCGAATTGCCGGGGCATCCGCGCCTGATCGATGCGAAGATCCGCATGAGCACCGCGAATGCGGCCCGCGGGCCGGCGATGACACCGCAAGAGGCGGCCGAAGCGCTGGATCACGGCTGCAAGTTGGCGATCCGCGAGATCAGGAACGGCGCCGACATTCTCGCGCTCGGCGAGATGGGAATCGGCAACACCGCCTCCTCCGCACTGCTGGTGCATCGCCTCGCGCCGGCGCCGCTCAATGACTGCATCGGCGTCGGTGCCGGGCAGGACGACAGCGGTATGGCGCGCAAGCGTGCCGCGATCGAGATGGCGGCCACGCGCAGCAATGCATCGGCGCCATTAGACGTGCTCAGCGAATTCGGCGGGCTGGAAATCGCCATGATGGCGGGTGCGGTGCTGGGCACGGCGTCGCAACGGCGACCGGTGATCATCGACGGGTTTATTTCCAGCGCCGCAGCGCTGCTGGCGATCCGGCTCTGCCCGGAAGCGCGCGGCTATTGCGTGTTCGCGCATCGCTCCGCCGAGCGCGGCCACGACATCGTGCTCGCCGCACTCGACGCCACACCGCTGCTCGACCTCGGGCTGCGGCTCGGCGAAGGCACCGGCGCCCTGCTCGCGGTCCCCCTCGTGCGCGCGGCGGCGCGGCTGCTGACCGATGTCGCGGATCTCAGCGACGTGCTGACGGGAAACATCTGA